A region of Malaciobacter marinus DNA encodes the following proteins:
- a CDS encoding DUF2116 family Zn-ribbon domain-containing protein: protein MSNHCPYCQKKISISKVFCSRDCKDNYFQMVAIQIPKPFIKRIFVFCDKEQREKEISNFARRHGWKESLIRNKIEKLKEEYGY, encoded by the coding sequence ATGTCTAATCATTGTCCCTACTGTCAAAAGAAAATATCAATAAGTAAAGTCTTTTGTTCAAGAGATTGTAAAGACAATTATTTTCAAATGGTAGCAATTCAAATACCAAAACCTTTTATTAAAAGAATCTTTGTATTTTGCGATAAAGAGCAAAGAGAAAAAGAAATTTCTAATTTTGCAAGAAGACATGGTTGGAAAGAGAGTTTAATAAGAAACAAAATTGAAAAACTTAAAGAAGAGTACGGATACTAG
- a CDS encoding HPP family protein, producing the protein MIQKYFHRMKSKSKRESRKPISKILWSFIGSFLGIYFIAIFGKWFSIEDSFFLLGSFGASAVLVYGAPQAPFSQPRNLIGGHILSALVSVCIVKVFLGVLSLEILCALSVSLSILLMHYSCTMHPPGGATALIYVIGSSQIQDLGWLYPFTPIAIGALLMLLVALFVNNLSQNEKRHYPTYWI; encoded by the coding sequence ATGATTCAAAAATATTTTCATAGAATGAAATCAAAATCAAAAAGAGAATCAAGAAAACCAATAAGCAAAATCTTATGGTCGTTTATTGGTTCATTTTTAGGAATATATTTTATTGCTATATTTGGAAAATGGTTCTCTATTGAAGATAGCTTTTTTCTACTTGGTTCTTTTGGAGCTTCTGCTGTACTTGTATATGGCGCACCACAAGCACCTTTTTCACAACCACGAAATTTAATTGGTGGGCATATTTTATCTGCATTAGTCTCTGTTTGTATTGTAAAAGTTTTTTTAGGAGTTCTTTCTTTAGAAATATTATGTGCTCTTAGTGTCTCTTTGTCTATATTACTTATGCATTATAGTTGTACCATGCATCCTCCAGGTGGAGCAACAGCACTTATTTATGTAATAGGAAGTAGCCAAATTCAAGATTTAGGGTGGTTATACCCTTTTACTCCAATTGCAATAGGTGCATTACTAATGCTCCTTGTAGCACTATTTGTAAATAACCTATCGCAAAATGAAAAAAGGCATTATCCAACTTATTGGATTTAA
- a CDS encoding AEC family transporter — MENFVLIIIAILIGYALQKFKIFSQETPIILNQYIIYISLPAIILLQVPKLNISIDIIIPAIIAWFVMLLSAGLVLLFSKYFKWSKEITGSLLLVAVLSNSSIAGIPLLNTYIGEKAIPYVIIYDQLGTFIALATYGTLITALYSNNKGTTPRIIVQKVITFPPFMSLIVAFCFLGVEFPPLLTSILKDFSYTLIPVALVAVGLQLKFKMPKSDLQPLSIALLIKLIIGPIIAYFVAVLFGWQHTLASDVSILEAGMSPMITAGAIAAMVGLAPRLSTAIVGYGIVVSFLTTYVISRIL, encoded by the coding sequence ATGGAAAATTTCGTTTTAATTATTATTGCTATACTTATTGGATATGCTCTTCAAAAATTTAAAATCTTTTCTCAAGAGACTCCAATAATTTTAAACCAATATATTATATATATCTCATTACCTGCAATAATTTTATTGCAAGTACCAAAATTAAACATCTCAATTGATATTATTATTCCTGCAATTATAGCATGGTTTGTTATGCTTTTAAGTGCAGGATTAGTATTACTTTTTTCTAAATACTTCAAATGGTCTAAAGAAATAACAGGTTCTTTGCTCTTAGTAGCAGTTTTATCAAATAGTTCAATTGCTGGTATTCCTTTATTAAATACCTACATAGGAGAAAAAGCTATTCCTTATGTAATTATTTATGATCAATTAGGAACATTTATAGCACTTGCAACTTATGGAACATTAATTACAGCTTTATATTCAAATAATAAAGGAACAACTCCTAGAATTATTGTTCAAAAAGTAATTACTTTTCCACCTTTTATGTCGCTTATTGTTGCATTTTGTTTTTTAGGTGTAGAGTTTCCACCTTTATTAACTAGTATATTAAAAGACTTCTCTTACACTCTTATTCCAGTTGCTTTAGTAGCAGTTGGGTTACAACTAAAATTTAAAATGCCAAAATCAGATTTACAACCTTTAAGTATTGCACTTTTAATCAAACTAATTATTGGACCAATAATTGCATATTTTGTAGCAGTACTATTTGGTTGGCAACACACTTTAGCTAGTGATGTATCAATATTAGAAGCTGGTATGTCACCTATGATAACAGCAGGTGCAATAGCAGCAATGGTAGGTCTTGCACCAAGACTTAGTACTGCTATTGTTGGTTATGGTATAGTTGTATCTTTTTTAACTACATATGTAATTTCAAGGATACTTTAA
- a CDS encoding winged helix-turn-helix transcriptional regulator has translation MYFTNNKEYKCSIATTLSIKKVTIIWYLLDNKIFKDLNEDIEKITKKTLILKLKKIEENIITREFFQKIVYFLTQKRKQFKSTLIEMYKWGIKYIENYNKLAKKNNSLAKFKITR, from the coding sequence ATGTATTTTACAAATAATAAAGAGTACAAATGCTCAATAGCGACTACTCTTAGTATAAAGAAAGTAACTATTATCTGGTACTTACTAGATAATAAAATATTTAAAGACTTAAATGAAGATATTGAAAAAATAACAAAAAAAACTCTAATTTTAAAACTAAAAAAAATAGAAGAAAACATTATAACTAGAGAATTTTTCCAAAAAATTGTTTACTTTTTGACACAAAAAAGAAAACAATTTAAATCCACATTAATAGAGATGTACAAATGGGGTATTAAATATATTGAAAATTATAATAAATTAGCAAAAAAGAATAACTCTCTTGCAAAATTTAAAATCACAAGATAG
- a CDS encoding NAD(P)H-dependent oxidoreductase, which produces MKNVLIINGHQKYEEIAEGKLTQTFINKAQSFFENNNFEVKHSIVESDYNIKEELEKFKWADYILFQYPVYWMGVPWLTKKYMDEMFSGGNKTVTFINDGRSRSDSSKKYGSGGLMTDKKYMLSLTYNCPSSEFSNKDGFFDGLSLDEANIAVHKTFQFCGAKPLETYAIHDIFKTDLDINSELKKFEDILIKNFL; this is translated from the coding sequence ATGAAAAATGTACTTATTATAAATGGACATCAAAAATATGAAGAGATTGCTGAGGGAAAATTAACACAAACTTTTATAAATAAAGCACAAAGTTTTTTTGAAAATAATAATTTTGAGGTAAAACATAGTATCGTAGAGAGTGATTATAATATAAAAGAAGAATTAGAGAAGTTTAAATGGGCAGATTATATTTTATTTCAATATCCAGTTTATTGGATGGGTGTTCCATGGCTTACTAAAAAGTACATGGATGAGATGTTTTCAGGTGGAAATAAAACAGTTACATTTATAAATGATGGAAGAAGTAGAAGTGATAGTAGTAAAAAATATGGTAGTGGTGGATTGATGACAGATAAAAAATATATGCTTTCACTAACTTACAATTGTCCAAGCAGTGAATTTAGCAATAAAGATGGTTTTTTTGATGGTTTATCTCTTGATGAAGCAAATATTGCAGTACATAAAACTTTTCAGTTTTGTGGTGCAAAACCACTTGAGACTTATGCGATTCATGATATATTTAAAACGGATTTAGATATAAATAGTGAATTAAAGAAATTTGAAGATATACTAATAAAAAATTTTTTATAG
- a CDS encoding putative quinol monooxygenase encodes MENIIVIAKIKIKPEFEKEVFNELTKLHKQTHANDSGCIKYDLHKDIEEENTYTFIETWESKEDLKIHENKSHFKEFLVNIEGKLESVQINKLEKLSI; translated from the coding sequence ATGGAAAATATTATAGTAATTGCAAAAATCAAAATAAAACCAGAGTTTGAAAAAGAAGTTTTCAATGAACTTACAAAGCTTCATAAACAAACACATGCAAATGATAGTGGTTGTATAAAATATGATTTACATAAAGATATAGAAGAAGAAAATACTTATACATTTATAGAAACTTGGGAAAGTAAAGAGGATTTGAAAATACATGAAAATAAATCTCATTTTAAAGAGTTTTTAGTAAATATTGAGGGTAAACTTGAAAGTGTACAAATTAATAAATTAGAAAAACTATCAATATAA
- a CDS encoding NAD(P)H-dependent oxidoreductase, with the protein MDFRHACKVFDDTKKIPEEDLNFILEVARKSPSSFGMEPWKFLVVQNQELKEKIRPTCWNQVQITSCSDLVIVLAKIEDVKVESGVPEKRFGRRPMPQEKKDFYINLYANHLKDTLSSDKNIYEWTSRQTYIAVGNMMTAAAAIGIDSCPIEGFEKDKLEQILELDTTKYQVAMVLPFGYRLNEQSDQLRLSFDEVVEFVK; encoded by the coding sequence ATGGATTTTAGACATGCTTGTAAGGTTTTTGATGATACAAAAAAAATACCAGAAGAGGATTTAAATTTTATTTTAGAAGTGGCTAGAAAATCACCTTCATCATTTGGAATGGAGCCTTGGAAATTTTTAGTTGTGCAAAATCAAGAATTAAAAGAAAAAATTAGACCTACTTGTTGGAATCAAGTTCAAATTACATCATGCAGTGATTTAGTAATTGTCTTAGCAAAAATTGAAGATGTTAAAGTTGAAAGTGGTGTACCTGAAAAAAGATTTGGAAGAAGACCAATGCCACAAGAGAAAAAAGATTTTTATATAAATCTTTATGCAAATCATCTAAAAGATACTTTAAGTAGTGATAAAAATATTTATGAATGGACTTCAAGACAGACTTATATTGCTGTGGGAAATATGATGACAGCAGCTGCTGCTATTGGAATTGATTCTTGTCCTATTGAAGGGTTCGAAAAAGATAAATTAGAACAAATATTAGAACTTGATACTACAAAATATCAAGTGGCTATGGTTTTACCTTTTGGATATAGATTAAATGAACAATCTGATCAGTTAAGACTAA